The following proteins come from a genomic window of Heptranchias perlo isolate sHepPer1 chromosome 14, sHepPer1.hap1, whole genome shotgun sequence:
- the n4bp3 gene encoding NEDD4-binding protein 3-A has protein sequence MAAVQALSASSDRSSHSNDLYPCSPVISKCNMGSVGSLMAEKQDLPGDCLKSNRNENAYVRQPDGLFKKGLTQRELLNYLNSTKKGSKAEKRIASGSSSMERCRKDGQNEIYGKTCYKDGKEIDLTKNSLTVGGKFQKSRLRPSAFKPVVPKNFSSMQNLYPPQTKEMSDSTGSLNVFSKVDHSPLRNGGEKQDYFRTVSQEEDMSDSGRNSMTSLPPCGTGLKHHVGQISASMSQINHIGSNYIDGGSKEVTNSDSGRFSCKSMAVLNRLNPHGNMSPSCELSRSMEDVVRELEDRLHEKEVELKHVRRNLDESEDAIAQVFEDKQRLWEKEMEELKRIYATKLRQVTQQAQRSQRTLQLQVFKVQQEKRRLQGDFDKLLQECEQLKGRCTSYRQEQDDLTPKLEETKWEVCQKTGEIAMLKQQLRDSQAEVAQKLSELFSLKTQLREVRVELCTKDEQMLLLKNSLQAQSIQLARSTNALQQQEEAILLQEASLRRDGAPEEMKGFLSGETDDLKSRGLQEDGVQGLVLQVERLKAELLLERRQCEAQAANFEIERSTWQDEKEKVIQYQKRLQSSYLEMYQRNQALEQEVQEIAAKVELTDTDVKQNLPWIEKIESSEI, from the exons ATGGCTGCAGTCCAAGCCTTGTCTGCATCCAGTGATCGCAGCAGCCATAGCAACGACCTCTACCCTTGCTCCCCAGTCATTAGCAAGTGCAACATGGGAAGTGTAGGTAGTCTGATGGCTGAAAAGCAGGACCTTCCAGGTGACTGTCTGAAGAGTAACCGAAATGAGAATGCTTACGTCAGGCAGCCGGATGGGCTCTTTAAAAAGGGGTTGACCCAAAGAGAGCTATTGAACTACCTGAACAGCACTAAAAAGGGATCTAAGGCAGAGAAAAGGATTGCATCTGGGAGTTCGTCCATGGAACGCTGCCGAAAAGATGGACAAAATGAGATTTATGGGAAAACGTGTTATAAAGATGGGAAGGAGATTGATTTGACAAAGAATTCACTTACTGTTGGAGGGAAATTTCAAAAG TCTCGGTTACGACCCTCTGCCTTTAAGCCCGTGGTGCCAAAAAACTTCAGTTCAATGCAGAATCTGTATCCACCACAGACCAAGGAGATGTCTGACAGCACAGGCAGCCTCAATGTCTTCAGCAAGGTGGACCATTCACCATTGAGGAATGGAGGCGAAAAGCAGGATTACTTCAGGACTGTCAGTCAAGAGGAGGACATGTCTGACTCGGGGCGGAACTCTATGACCAGTCTCCCTCCATGTGGAACAGGTCTCAAGCATCACGTAGGACAGATCAGTGCTTCCATGAGCCAAATCAACCACATTGGGTCAAATTACATTGATGGGGGATCCAAGGAGGTGACAAACTCTGACAGCGGGCGTTTTTCCTGTAAGAGTATGGCAGTCCTCAACAGGTTGAACCCCCATGGCAACATGTCCCCCTCTTGTGAACTTTCACGGTCCATGGAGGATGTCGTCAGAGAGCTGGAGGACCGGCTTCACGAGAAGGAAGTGGAGCTGAAACATGTGAGGAGGAACTTGGATGAAAGTGAAGATGCCATTGCTCAGGTGTTTGAGGATAAACAAAGGCTgtgggagaaggagatggaggagctcaAGCGTATCTATGCCACCAAGCTGCGCCAGGTGACCCAACAGGCCCAGCGCTCCCAGCGGACTCTCCAGCTGCAGGTCTTCAAGGTCCAGCAGGAGAAGAGGAGGCTGCAGGGGGATTTTGACAAGTTACTGCAGGAATGTGAGCAGCTCAAAGGCCGTTGTACATCTTACAGGCAGGAGCAAGATGACTTAACCCCGAAGCTAGAGGAGACCAAATGGGAG GTCTGTCAAAAGACTGGTGAGATCGCCATGTTGAAACAGCAGCTGCGAGACTCGCAAGCAGAGGTGGCCCAGAAATTGAGTGAACTGTTCAGCCTCAAAACCCAGCTCCGAGAGGTCCGAGTGGAGCTTTGTACCAAAGATGAACAGATGTTGCTATTAAAAAACTCTTTGCAGGCACAATCCATACAACTGGCAAGGAGCACGAATGCTctgcagcagcaggaggaagccATCTTGCTCCAAGAAGCCTCTCTGAGGAGAGATGGAGCTCCTGAAGAAATGAAGGGTTTCTTGAGTGGGGAGACTGATGACTTGAAGTCTAGAGGCCTTCAAGAGGACGGTGTCCAGGGTCTTGTCCTCCAGGTTGAGAGGCTCAAAGCAGAACTGTTGTTGGAACGAAGACAGTGTGAAGCTCAGGCtgccaattttgaaattgagaGGAGTACCTGGCAGGATGAAAAGGAAAAAGTTATTCAGTATCAGAAACGACTGCAGTCCAGCTACTTGGAAATGTACCAAAGAAACCAGGCCCTGGAACAAGAAGTTCAGGAGATTGCAGCCAAAGTGGAACTAACTGACACTGATGTCAAACAGAACTTACCATGGATAGAAAAAATTGAATCCTCTGAAATCTGA